Proteins from a single region of Centropristis striata isolate RG_2023a ecotype Rhode Island chromosome 9, C.striata_1.0, whole genome shotgun sequence:
- the cdkn2c gene encoding cyclin-dependent kinase 4 inhibitor C has product MADALCNASAKGNLQEVLFLLQNGADVNAFNKYNRTALQVVMLGNAAVMEALLSAGADPNLPDPAMSLRLTVTHDAAREGFIDSVRVLMDHGADINLTDAKGNLPLHLAAREGHLDVIQLLIGSTANPQTPNSMGHTAGQLAHLHGKADAAQYIDNYLGPRTYQLRGKLTLVHITIKC; this is encoded by the exons ATGGCTGACGCCCTCTGCAATGCCTCTGCCAAAGGAAATTTACAGGAAGTGTTGTTTTTGCTGCAAAATGGAGCAGATGTTAATGCCTTTAATAAATACAACAGGACTGCCCTGCAG GTGGTGATGTTAGGGAACGCCGCCGTGATGGAGGCGCTCCTCTCGGCGGGGGCTGACCCAAACCTGCCCGACCCGGCCATGAGTCTCCGCCTCACCGTGACGCACGACGCCGCGCGCGAGGGATTCATAGATTCTGTGCGCGTTCTGATGGACCACGGGGCAGATATAAACCTTACGGACGCGAAAGGTAACCTGCCGCTGCACCTGGCCGCGCGGGAGGGCCACCTGGATGTGATCCAGCTGCTGATTGGAAGCACCGCGAACCCCCAGACTCCCAACAGCATGGGTCACACGGCCGGGCAGCTCGCGCACCTCCACGGGAAGGCGGACGCTGCCCAATACATTGACAACTACTTGGGCCCAC GGACTTACCAGTTAAGGGGAAAACTAACGCTGGTCCACATAACCATTAAGTGTTAA